A genomic stretch from Sulfurimonas sediminis includes:
- the cmoB gene encoding tRNA 5-methoxyuridine(34)/uridine 5-oxyacetic acid(34) synthase CmoB, protein MNLEELRQERQKWMQWKNIAPMREAIESLEAVTCNVTLTDVVKISGACDEKKVYETAKMLMPWRKGPFQIGETFIDSEWKSNIKYNLLRPYFDLKNKRVADIGCNNGYYMFRMQEDEPKLLVGFDPSPLYKTQFDFINHFVKSDIVYELLGVEHLPIYDEKFDMIFCLGVLYHRSDPVAMLKSLYKGLDKKGEVILDTFYIDGNEEMALCPESSYSKIPNIYFVPTIKALKNWCLRAGFDEFEVLRTSVTDADEQRKTEWIEGQSLEDFLDPEDNTKTVEGYPAPQRVYVKLIKDKK, encoded by the coding sequence ATGAACTTAGAAGAATTAAGACAAGAGAGACAAAAATGGATGCAGTGGAAAAACATAGCACCCATGAGAGAAGCGATTGAGAGCCTTGAGGCCGTTACATGTAATGTAACGCTTACAGATGTGGTAAAAATCAGCGGTGCCTGTGATGAAAAAAAAGTGTATGAAACGGCAAAAATGCTGATGCCCTGGCGCAAAGGACCCTTTCAAATCGGTGAAACATTTATAGACAGTGAGTGGAAAAGCAATATAAAATACAATCTGCTCAGACCCTATTTTGATTTAAAAAACAAAAGAGTTGCCGATATAGGCTGTAACAACGGGTACTATATGTTTCGGATGCAAGAAGACGAACCAAAACTTTTAGTCGGTTTTGATCCTTCACCACTCTATAAAACACAGTTCGATTTCATCAATCATTTTGTAAAAAGTGACATAGTGTATGAACTTCTTGGTGTTGAACATCTGCCGATATATGATGAAAAATTTGATATGATTTTTTGCTTGGGGGTTTTGTACCACAGAAGTGATCCTGTTGCCATGCTAAAATCACTTTATAAGGGATTGGACAAAAAAGGCGAAGTGATTTTAGATACATTTTATATAGATGGAAATGAGGAAATGGCACTCTGCCCTGAGTCTTCCTACTCTAAAATACCCAACATCTATTTTGTACCGACAATAAAAGCATTGAAAAATTGGTGTCTTCGTGCCGGATTTGATGAATTTGAAGTATTGCGTACTTCTGTTACAGATGCTGATGAACAGCGTAAAACAGAGTGGATAGAAGGACAGTCATTAGAAGACTTTCTTGATCCTGAAGACAATACAAAAACAGTTGAAGGCTATCCTGCGCCGCAAAGAGTCTATGTAAAACTGATAAAGGATAAAAAATAA
- a CDS encoding cation diffusion facilitator family transporter encodes MRLEKKATVVSSSVATVLILLKLTVGILSGSIAVLASAIDSLLDLTVSLFNYFALHNAEKHPDDKFHFGRAKLEPLAAVIEGTIISLSALFILYEAISKIVHPKAMQHMNESITVMVASFVITGFLVFFLSYVAKKTGNMVIKADALHYKTDIFSNGAVLFALVAIQYTGEYLIDPILGIAIAFYMIYSAIPIVKEGVLMLLDVALPKEDIEKIEEILKNEKEITTYHYLQTREAGSHIFISYHLVFNVSISLYDAHLISDRIEAKIKALFPDKKVHILTHMDPYDDSDINEEEEEW; translated from the coding sequence ATGCGATTAGAAAAGAAAGCGACTGTTGTTTCAAGCAGTGTGGCTACTGTATTGATACTGCTCAAGCTCACTGTCGGAATATTAAGCGGGTCTATCGCCGTTTTGGCATCTGCCATCGATTCGCTGCTCGATTTAACGGTTTCACTCTTTAACTATTTTGCGCTTCACAATGCAGAAAAACACCCGGATGACAAATTTCACTTTGGACGGGCAAAACTTGAACCGCTTGCGGCTGTCATAGAAGGAACAATAATTTCGCTCTCGGCACTTTTTATCCTGTATGAAGCAATTTCTAAAATAGTGCACCCAAAAGCAATGCAGCACATGAATGAGAGTATCACTGTGATGGTGGCATCTTTTGTCATCACAGGTTTTTTAGTCTTCTTTTTGTCATATGTGGCAAAAAAAACAGGAAACATGGTTATAAAAGCCGATGCGCTGCACTACAAAACAGACATATTTTCAAACGGTGCTGTTCTTTTTGCGCTTGTAGCCATCCAATATACAGGAGAGTATCTTATAGATCCCATTTTAGGTATTGCCATTGCATTTTATATGATTTACTCTGCCATTCCTATAGTAAAAGAAGGGGTATTAATGCTTCTTGATGTTGCCCTGCCAAAAGAAGATATTGAAAAAATAGAAGAAATTCTCAAAAATGAAAAAGAGATCACAACCTACCATTACCTGCAAACACGAGAAGCAGGTTCACACATCTTTATCTCTTACCATCTTGTCTTTAATGTGAGCATATCACTCTACGATGCCCATCTCATATCAGACAGGATTGAAGCAAAGATAAAAGCACTTTTTCCAGATAAAAAAGTCCATATTTTAACACACATGGACCCGTATGATGATTCAGACATCAATGAAGAAGAGGAAGAGTGGTAA
- a CDS encoding bifunctional diguanylate cyclase/phosphodiesterase, translating into MPIQDINKNEFKKLFEIAMDVAHVGYWEWDIKTNDVLWSRQKIEIYGEDADNYKPSFEKFLNVIDDETKEIVFKEIEDVLSGKKDFYNLEHKIKLKNGKVVWVHEKAFLVKDKNNKPIKMIGIVYDVTDKILAKEKLDLSNKYAKHLETHDQLTNLLNKKSLFENVDALIAKKEKFSLLFLDIDNFKMFNNTYGHIHGDLILQKSSEILKRLFSEDLLYRYSADEFVLLLDSSYDITQALQSIKLTFMKPFTVSGIQVKINFSIGISEFPKDANSTQNMITDANTALQIAKNMKNGTALFYNSDMGDDIAQQHFVLEELEKSVKNESFIPYYQAKVDSRTKAILSFEALVRMQSNSKVIPPNLFLGIATKNNIINDIDYIMLKKSLHQLRQWHDMGKKVSVSVNFTTGDFNSMRVFKLLEENSDLLQYLTIEVTESELMSLNMQELQSIDALKNLSIKLSLDDFGTGYSSLQYIHKLPLDEIKVDKAFVDKIPGHKKDEDLVRIIKSIADTFNLKCVVEGVETKEQIDFFSNLGIHTIQGYFYSKPVDAKTATKLLVDGL; encoded by the coding sequence ATGCCTATACAAGATATAAATAAAAATGAATTTAAAAAACTTTTTGAAATCGCGATGGATGTCGCACATGTTGGATACTGGGAATGGGACATCAAAACAAATGATGTCCTGTGGAGCCGACAAAAAATCGAAATATACGGTGAAGATGCTGATAATTATAAACCCTCCTTTGAAAAATTTCTAAATGTAATTGATGACGAAACCAAAGAAATTGTCTTTAAGGAGATTGAAGATGTTTTAAGCGGAAAAAAAGACTTCTACAATCTCGAGCACAAAATTAAACTTAAAAATGGCAAAGTCGTATGGGTACATGAAAAAGCTTTTCTTGTAAAAGACAAAAATAACAAACCAATCAAAATGATTGGTATCGTTTATGATGTAACAGATAAAATTTTAGCCAAAGAAAAACTTGATTTAAGTAATAAATACGCTAAACATCTTGAAACACACGATCAACTCACAAACCTGCTCAATAAAAAATCTTTATTTGAAAATGTAGACGCGCTCATAGCAAAAAAAGAAAAATTTTCACTTCTCTTTTTAGATATAGACAATTTTAAAATGTTTAATAATACATATGGACATATACATGGTGATTTAATTTTACAAAAAAGTTCAGAAATTTTAAAAAGGTTATTCTCTGAAGATTTGTTATATCGCTACAGCGCAGATGAATTTGTTTTATTGCTTGACTCTTCTTATGACATTACTCAGGCACTTCAAAGTATAAAATTAACATTTATGAAGCCATTTACTGTTTCTGGGATACAGGTGAAAATAAATTTTTCCATAGGTATCTCAGAGTTTCCCAAAGATGCAAATAGCACTCAAAATATGATAACAGATGCAAATACTGCTTTACAAATAGCAAAAAATATGAAAAATGGAACTGCTTTATTTTATAACTCTGATATGGGAGACGATATAGCGCAACAACATTTTGTTCTTGAAGAATTAGAAAAATCTGTTAAAAATGAAAGCTTCATTCCATACTATCAAGCAAAAGTAGATTCAAGAACAAAAGCCATACTCAGTTTTGAAGCACTTGTAAGAATGCAAAGTAATTCTAAAGTTATACCTCCAAATTTGTTTTTAGGTATTGCAACTAAAAACAATATCATTAATGATATCGACTACATCATGTTAAAAAAATCTCTGCATCAATTAAGACAATGGCACGATATGGGGAAAAAAGTTTCAGTATCTGTAAATTTTACTACCGGAGATTTTAACAGTATGAGAGTTTTTAAACTTCTTGAAGAAAACAGTGACCTACTACAATACCTCACAATTGAGGTAACAGAAAGTGAATTAATGAGTCTTAATATGCAAGAACTGCAATCCATTGATGCACTTAAAAATCTCAGCATTAAACTCTCTCTAGATGACTTTGGAACTGGATACTCATCACTGCAATATATTCATAAATTGCCACTTGATGAGATTAAAGTCGACAAAGCATTTGTTGATAAAATTCCGGGACATAAAAAGGATGAGGATCTTGTTCGAATTATAAAATCAATTGCCGATACCTTTAACTTAAAATGTGTTGTTGAAGGAGTTGAAACAAAAGAACAAATTGACTTCTTTAGCAACCTTGGTATTCATACTATCCAAGGATACTTCTATTCAAAACCTGTTGATGCCAAAACTGCTACAAAACTTCTTGTAGATGGCTTATAA
- a CDS encoding tRNA pseudouridine(13) synthase TruD: MNREYLENKETIHFKFEQNKEDFIVDEIPLSFKGNGNFAILHVKKVELTTWDMIAAFAEFLNIPAEKIGYGGLKDKHATTTQYISVEAKYEKQLKKFRHPQIKILTVTRHTHSIRMGDLAGNRFSINLFGVTQIEAGRIEKLARKSEKNGLPNYFGYQRFGRDEDSIEQARAMIAGDLHVNDAKLKKFLVSIYQSLYFNDWLKERVLLSREKNGGKFMLLEGDVYLSDEEKLFTPKSTPQKDFQAKKVVPTGLLPGRNVYRARGEAREIEAKYDDEFLYDKGLRRAALVYPQDITCKYKNHFDILNIAFTLPKGSYATVFLENIANKNFKAKRL; encoded by the coding sequence TTGAACAGAGAATATTTAGAAAACAAAGAGACAATACATTTTAAATTTGAACAAAACAAAGAAGATTTTATAGTAGATGAAATTCCTTTATCGTTTAAAGGCAATGGTAATTTTGCTATATTACATGTAAAGAAAGTAGAACTTACAACTTGGGATATGATAGCAGCATTTGCTGAATTTCTCAACATACCTGCTGAAAAAATAGGCTATGGGGGACTTAAAGACAAACATGCAACAACGACACAGTATATTTCTGTCGAGGCGAAGTATGAAAAACAGCTCAAAAAGTTTAGACATCCTCAGATAAAAATACTCACTGTGACACGCCATACCCACTCCATACGGATGGGTGATCTGGCTGGAAACCGTTTTAGCATCAATCTTTTTGGTGTTACACAGATTGAAGCAGGACGCATTGAAAAGTTGGCTAGAAAAAGTGAAAAAAACGGCTTGCCCAACTATTTTGGGTACCAAAGATTTGGACGGGATGAAGATTCCATAGAACAGGCACGAGCGATGATAGCAGGAGACTTACATGTAAACGATGCAAAGCTGAAAAAGTTTCTTGTTTCTATCTATCAGAGTCTCTATTTCAATGACTGGTTGAAAGAGAGAGTTCTTTTGAGCAGAGAAAAAAACGGCGGAAAATTTATGCTTTTGGAGGGAGATGTCTATCTCTCAGATGAAGAGAAATTGTTTACACCAAAAAGTACTCCTCAAAAAGATTTTCAAGCAAAAAAAGTAGTGCCGACAGGACTTTTGCCAGGACGTAATGTGTACCGAGCCAGAGGCGAGGCAAGAGAAATAGAAGCAAAATACGATGATGAATTTTTATATGACAAAGGTCTGCGTCGGGCGGCTTTGGTCTATCCTCAAGATATTACATGTAAGTATAAAAATCATTTTGATATTTTAAACATTGCTTTTACTTTGCCAAAAGGTTCCTATGCCACAGTTTTTTTGGAAAATATAGCCAATAAAAATTTTAAAGCAAAAAGATTATAA
- a CDS encoding PHP domain-containing protein, with translation MKITPNVVVENENTAYKITLKNTSNIESVEVLSRGDYYHKDKIDYTVQNNHIVFTYTMNYLGEFIVKVNFTYKESKSVCLYCVDKEMIKLRPFKGDLHMHSVYSDGKTTPFAMALASLQAGMDFVSITDHDSYEGSLEAIEKVKQNNIDILVLSGEEVSVGGKKDMSIAQGNGHILSINANSSIEEQRKNTQKYEQELQEIVEELQKEDIDKTIDPFHYAKNIWVIKKIKEANGASILAHPNWVYRDGKYHLHQAFYKEMLKSSYLDGVEVFGEEKIKEYNNMTHLTALQIRNKHKYLAPFANSDAHDSDHEVGERFSIVFAKERSAENITHAIKKGLTCAVYKRENNEHQFIGKDELAQYVYFLIKEYYPKHNSLKSRLAKLYIDQLINSESFEKRINAVKLKLKNHTNAFFFRYN, from the coding sequence ATGAAGATAACACCAAATGTAGTGGTGGAAAATGAAAATACCGCTTACAAAATTACTCTTAAAAATACGAGTAATATTGAATCTGTAGAAGTCCTCTCAAGAGGGGATTATTATCATAAAGACAAGATAGACTATACTGTACAAAACAATCATATTGTATTTACATACACCATGAACTATCTTGGAGAGTTTATTGTAAAAGTCAATTTTACCTATAAAGAGTCTAAGTCCGTTTGTCTTTACTGTGTTGACAAAGAGATGATAAAGTTAAGACCTTTCAAGGGTGATTTGCATATGCATTCTGTTTATTCCGATGGCAAAACAACACCTTTTGCAATGGCTTTGGCTTCTTTGCAGGCAGGGATGGATTTTGTGAGCATTACTGACCATGACAGTTATGAAGGCTCTCTTGAGGCGATAGAAAAAGTAAAACAGAACAATATAGATATTCTGGTACTGAGTGGTGAGGAAGTGAGTGTCGGTGGGAAAAAAGATATGTCAATTGCCCAGGGAAACGGTCATATACTCTCCATCAATGCAAACAGCTCCATAGAAGAGCAGAGAAAAAACACACAAAAGTATGAACAAGAGCTGCAGGAGATTGTAGAGGAACTGCAAAAAGAGGATATAGATAAAACTATTGACCCTTTTCATTATGCAAAAAATATCTGGGTTATCAAAAAAATCAAAGAAGCAAATGGTGCGTCTATACTGGCACATCCAAACTGGGTATACAGAGACGGAAAGTATCATCTTCATCAGGCTTTTTACAAAGAGATGCTTAAAAGTTCCTATCTTGACGGTGTTGAGGTTTTTGGAGAGGAAAAAATTAAAGAGTATAACAACATGACACACCTGACTGCGCTTCAAATAAGAAACAAACACAAGTATCTGGCACCGTTTGCCAATTCGGATGCGCATGACAGCGATCATGAAGTGGGAGAGCGTTTTAGCATTGTATTTGCAAAAGAAAGGTCTGCCGAAAACATTACCCATGCAATCAAAAAAGGGCTTACCTGTGCTGTTTATAAAAGAGAAAACAATGAGCATCAGTTTATAGGAAAAGATGAACTGGCACAGTATGTATATTTCTTAATCAAAGAGTATTATCCAAAGCATAACAGTTTAAAAAGCAGATTGGCGAAACTTTATATTGACCAATTAATCAACAGTGAGAGTTTTGAAAAGAGAATTAATGCAGTAAAGTTGAAGTTGAAAAATCATACAAATGCATTTTTTTTTAGATACAATTAG
- a CDS encoding CDP-alcohol phosphatidyltransferase family protein, producing MTKQPTILSYVRDIPNFLSLSGLACTLLAIYFSITGLYYAAMIGMVWAVAFDWADGLVARKLKGRTSTDAKFGGQLDVLIDIVSYGVTPAVLLLSYGHFEPVYLIGAFIMVSAAAVRLSYFSTYGLAGGTKYTGLALDNNSLILVFIFLFEGFFSHEVFSAVLYISGVTLAILNVSEIKTPKLSGNPRNVYLLALYTLTISAVYGFFLR from the coding sequence ATGACCAAACAACCAACGATTCTCTCTTATGTGAGAGATATTCCAAACTTTTTATCGCTTTCAGGCCTAGCCTGTACACTATTAGCCATCTATTTCAGTATCACCGGTCTTTATTATGCGGCTATGATAGGTATGGTCTGGGCTGTTGCTTTTGACTGGGCGGATGGTTTGGTAGCCAGAAAGCTTAAAGGAAGAACGTCCACAGATGCGAAATTCGGAGGGCAGTTGGATGTTTTAATAGACATTGTAAGCTACGGTGTGACACCTGCTGTATTGCTTTTGAGTTATGGACATTTTGAACCTGTATACCTTATAGGTGCATTTATAATGGTCAGTGCCGCGGCTGTACGACTCAGTTATTTCAGTACATACGGACTTGCCGGAGGAACAAAATATACAGGACTCGCACTGGATAACAACAGTCTTATTTTGGTTTTTATCTTTTTGTTTGAAGGTTTTTTTAGTCATGAAGTTTTTTCTGCCGTTTTATATATAAGCGGCGTAACTCTTGCGATACTGAATGTATCAGAAATTAAAACACCAAAACTTTCAGGAAATCCGAGAAATGTCTATTTGCTTGCTCTGTATACGCTTACAATATCAGCTGTTTACGGATTTTTTCTGAGATAA
- a CDS encoding adenylyltransferase/cytidyltransferase family protein: protein MIIYTVGTFDLLHVGHLALLEYCKTLGDTLVVGVASDQVVNSYKPNVPVVPLAQRMEMLKALKCVDDVRAYHELEYVSACREVNADIFVIGEDWGDQPHNIAVEEYLKSKDRKIVQVSYNPQTSSTKIKQNVIAQLHKGKYMAHIL from the coding sequence ATGATTATATATACTGTCGGAACTTTTGATTTATTACATGTGGGGCATCTGGCCTTATTAGAATACTGTAAAACACTGGGAGATACACTTGTAGTCGGTGTTGCATCTGATCAGGTTGTAAACTCTTACAAACCAAATGTTCCTGTTGTTCCTTTAGCCCAACGTATGGAGATGCTCAAAGCACTCAAATGTGTTGATGATGTAAGAGCCTATCATGAACTTGAATATGTATCAGCCTGCAGAGAAGTGAATGCGGATATTTTTGTCATTGGAGAAGACTGGGGCGATCAACCGCATAATATCGCAGTAGAAGAATACCTCAAATCAAAAGACAGAAAAATAGTACAAGTCAGTTATAATCCACAGACTTCTTCTACAAAAATCAAGCAAAATGTTATTGCCCAGCTGCACAAGGGAAAATACATGGCGCATATACTGTAG
- a CDS encoding bifunctional riboflavin kinase/FAD synthetase: MRKSTSIAIGGFDGMHIGHQALFRELDDNGTIVVIETGYANLTPDGFRQRYTKHRIVYLKLGDIRHLDGAGFIAFLEKKFPKLKKIVVGYDFHFGKDRKYSYEDLKQLFKGDVVVVEEVKHNNDSVHSHKIRAKLQIGDIKGANDFLGHNYTIVGKRVDGQGLGSRELVPTINLSVKDFLLPKEGVYATLTRIDDEEHFHPSVSFIGHRITTDGSFAVETHILDGTVTCKEKAEISFVDFIRNNEKFDSLENLKEAIKKDITIANRMLKRLEL; the protein is encoded by the coding sequence ATGAGAAAAAGCACATCAATTGCCATAGGCGGATTTGACGGAATGCACATCGGGCATCAGGCACTTTTTCGTGAGCTTGATGACAATGGAACCATTGTTGTTATAGAAACAGGGTATGCCAACCTGACACCTGACGGATTTAGACAACGTTATACGAAGCATCGTATTGTCTATCTAAAGCTTGGTGATATACGGCATTTGGACGGAGCGGGCTTTATTGCCTTCTTAGAAAAAAAGTTTCCAAAATTAAAAAAAATAGTTGTGGGATATGATTTTCATTTTGGCAAAGACAGAAAATATTCCTATGAAGATTTAAAACAATTATTTAAAGGAGATGTAGTCGTGGTAGAAGAGGTCAAACACAATAACGACTCGGTACATTCACATAAAATAAGGGCAAAACTTCAAATAGGCGACATAAAAGGTGCCAATGATTTTCTCGGACATAATTATACGATTGTAGGTAAAAGAGTTGACGGGCAGGGTCTGGGCTCACGGGAACTTGTTCCGACAATCAACCTGAGCGTGAAGGACTTTTTGCTGCCAAAAGAGGGAGTGTATGCAACGCTTACTCGCATTGACGATGAAGAACATTTTCACCCTTCTGTGAGTTTTATAGGGCACCGTATAACAACAGACGGCAGTTTTGCAGTAGAGACACACATACTTGACGGTACGGTTACATGTAAAGAAAAAGCTGAAATAAGTTTTGTGGATTTTATACGAAACAATGAGAAGTTTGACTCTTTGGAGAACTTAAAAGAGGCAATTAAAAAAGATATAACGATTGCAAATCGGATGCTAAAAAGATTGGAATTGTAA
- the tlyA gene encoding 23S rRNA (cytidine-2'-O)-methyltransferase TlyA: MRLDNYLVKNSLSESRNKAQAMIKNGLVLVNSKTVNKPAFGIEEDDRVEVVQHKIYVSRAALKLAYFLDETGLHVKNKTALDIGSSTGGFTQVLLECGVKTVSCVDVGRDQLHDSLRKDARVSVYEGCDIRRFEADEPFELIVSDVAFISLLYILNDVDRLASGDIILLFKPQFEVGREAKRDKNGVVQDKKAIERAMQKFEDACRLKNWQLVKKSPSKLAGKEGNLEYCYYFKKDRL; encoded by the coding sequence GTGAGACTGGATAACTACCTTGTAAAAAACAGCCTGAGTGAAAGCCGTAACAAAGCACAGGCTATGATAAAAAACGGACTGGTGCTTGTAAACAGCAAAACTGTCAACAAGCCGGCTTTTGGCATAGAAGAAGATGACAGGGTGGAGGTAGTGCAGCATAAAATCTATGTTTCCCGTGCTGCTTTGAAGCTTGCGTATTTTTTGGATGAAACGGGTTTACATGTAAAGAATAAAACAGCCTTGGACATAGGTTCGTCTACGGGCGGATTTACTCAGGTATTGCTAGAATGCGGCGTTAAAACGGTTAGTTGCGTCGATGTGGGACGAGACCAGTTACACGATTCTTTACGTAAAGATGCCCGTGTGAGTGTTTATGAGGGCTGTGATATTCGCCGATTTGAGGCGGACGAACCCTTTGAATTGATTGTCAGTGATGTTGCCTTCATCTCTTTACTTTATATTTTAAATGATGTTGACAGGCTCGCCTCGGGTGATATTATTTTGCTTTTTAAACCACAGTTTGAAGTAGGGCGAGAGGCAAAGCGTGACAAAAACGGCGTTGTACAGGATAAAAAAGCAATAGAGCGGGCCATGCAAAAGTTTGAAGATGCCTGCCGTTTGAAAAACTGGCAGTTGGTGAAAAAATCTCCCTCAAAACTTGCGGGAAAAGAGGGAAATTTAGAGTATTGTTATTACTTTAAAAAAGATAGATTATAA
- the ligA gene encoding NAD-dependent DNA ligase LigA, which translates to MKKDEYKQAVEKLNLWAYHYYVLDDPIMTDEVYDRLYKEVEEYEAAHPEDVLKDSPTQRVGDVVSEGFVKAKHLSRMWSLEDIFNAEELKKWLEKTYRLDKNVTFYCEPKYDGASLNLIYENGELQKGITRGDGTVGELITQNVKTIRTIPLSIEHKELIEIRGEVVIFKDEFDKINKERLKKGEPPFANPRNAAAGSLRQLDPSITAKRNLVFLPYGVGVNSLAHKLLSDKMSYIYKLGFREPPLRAVTKGYDEIEAMYERMKEERESYPMMLDGMVVKVNEIAAQIDMGYTVKVPRWAVAYKFPAVEKITRVKDIILQVGRTGVVTPVAVVEPTEIEGAVVERATLHNFDEIERMDIRIGDKVIILRSGDVIPKIVKVLTQERDGSEKKVERPTHCPVCGSELLQEDVLIKCQNLTCEARVVNSIIYFASKQCLNIDGLGNKIVEQLFNAGLVRSVLDLFDLSMEKLLQLEGFKEKKAKNLLSAIESAKGCELWRFINALGIEHIGEVASKMIAEAFGLEYLHVTQEQLVGIDGIGEEMAQSYLEFMRVNEETVVKLQEILQPVPPKKRAEAQENPFKGKTVVLTGTMSEPRPLIKERLEALGAKVSGSVSKKTDYLIYGEDAGSKYDKALSLGVKTLKEEEMKEMLA; encoded by the coding sequence ATGAAAAAAGACGAGTATAAACAGGCAGTAGAAAAATTAAATTTGTGGGCATATCATTATTATGTTTTGGATGATCCTATTATGACGGATGAAGTGTATGACAGGCTTTACAAGGAGGTCGAGGAATATGAAGCGGCACATCCTGAAGATGTTTTAAAAGATTCGCCTACGCAAAGGGTGGGGGATGTTGTAAGTGAGGGCTTTGTCAAAGCAAAACATCTCTCACGGATGTGGTCACTAGAAGACATTTTCAATGCCGAGGAGTTGAAAAAATGGCTGGAAAAAACCTACAGACTTGACAAAAATGTGACCTTTTACTGTGAGCCAAAGTATGACGGTGCTTCGCTGAATCTTATTTATGAAAACGGTGAGCTGCAAAAAGGCATCACTCGAGGGGATGGAACAGTTGGGGAGTTGATTACGCAAAATGTCAAAACAATTCGTACGATTCCTTTGAGTATTGAGCATAAAGAGCTTATAGAAATCCGTGGTGAAGTGGTGATTTTTAAAGATGAATTTGACAAAATCAACAAAGAACGCCTTAAAAAAGGAGAACCGCCTTTTGCAAATCCGCGAAATGCCGCAGCAGGGAGTCTTCGTCAGCTTGATCCGAGTATTACCGCAAAAAGAAATCTTGTCTTCTTACCTTACGGTGTCGGTGTCAACAGTTTAGCGCATAAACTTTTGAGTGACAAAATGTCCTATATCTACAAACTCGGTTTTCGTGAGCCACCGCTTCGTGCCGTTACCAAGGGTTATGATGAGATAGAAGCGATGTATGAGCGTATGAAAGAGGAGCGTGAGAGTTACCCTATGATGCTTGACGGTATGGTTGTAAAGGTAAACGAGATAGCAGCGCAGATAGATATGGGCTATACGGTAAAAGTACCGCGCTGGGCAGTGGCATACAAGTTTCCGGCAGTTGAAAAAATAACACGCGTTAAAGATATTATTTTGCAAGTAGGCAGAACGGGTGTAGTGACTCCTGTTGCGGTAGTAGAACCAACCGAGATAGAAGGTGCCGTAGTTGAGCGTGCGACACTGCATAATTTTGATGAGATAGAGCGTATGGATATCCGCATAGGCGACAAGGTGATTATTTTGCGAAGTGGGGATGTTATTCCTAAAATCGTAAAAGTTTTGACACAGGAACGTGACGGAAGTGAAAAAAAAGTTGAACGTCCGACACACTGTCCTGTTTGTGGAAGTGAACTCCTACAAGAAGATGTGCTGATAAAGTGCCAGAATCTTACATGTGAAGCACGAGTTGTCAACTCCATTATCTATTTTGCATCAAAACAATGCTTAAATATTGACGGTCTGGGTAATAAAATAGTCGAGCAGCTTTTTAATGCCGGGCTTGTCAGAAGTGTGCTTGATCTGTTTGACTTGAGTATGGAAAAACTCTTACAGCTTGAAGGTTTCAAAGAGAAAAAAGCGAAAAACCTGCTTAGTGCCATAGAGAGTGCAAAAGGGTGTGAACTTTGGCGTTTTATCAATGCTCTCGGGATTGAGCACATCGGAGAGGTTGCCTCAAAAATGATAGCCGAAGCCTTTGGGCTGGAGTATTTACATGTAACGCAGGAACAGCTTGTAGGCATTGATGGTATAGGCGAAGAGATGGCGCAGAGCTATTTGGAGTTTATGCGGGTCAATGAAGAGACGGTTGTCAAACTTCAAGAGATTTTACAACCTGTACCGCCGAAGAAAAGAGCAGAAGCACAGGAAAATCCCTTTAAGGGTAAAACAGTTGTTCTGACAGGAACGATGAGCGAACCGCGACCGCTTATAAAAGAGAGGCTTGAAGCACTGGGTGCAAAAGTGAGTGGCAGTGTGAGCAAGAAAACAGATTATCTTATTTATGGCGAAGATGCCGGCAGCAAGTATGACAAGGCACTCAGTTTGGGTGTTAAAACACTTAAGGAAGAAGAGATGAAAGAGATGCTGGCGTGA